The following proteins come from a genomic window of Pseudochaenichthys georgianus chromosome 19, fPseGeo1.2, whole genome shotgun sequence:
- the LOC139435861 gene encoding serine-rich adhesin for platelets-like has translation MEPTFSTFRTGFKVSTDKPSNASNSSSNCRIPNIFGHSNDTTSGTTVDSYYSVTSNYTDDPTFDTSGVTDNYLNNRPSGITDYYTNQRIPSGTSNHLDWKNPTYYQSADSSSAPSQQISNPQTWSNKASRNIPDSHCVHSDIIQVGGGIAFNLLSASGSTLLEVSRIEASFSQLENSRDYTSIAITNPGAKQVKGKICKSRLPLWAPSHKICSQSQQVVKDHVRKHSIHNFRERLDPFKNVIPKSRIPVMKAMKNSSVSQEKKQVQTQSVVSNRSPKTDRSNKQPSTGRLSTEHRCSSVKTAGISSTNETRRKNSAVFSKNVKTRLVNSQAGKHLDQRIAKEAERKLEGKTLPTEDEESCSHSTTRNTSLSEPSRASRSSRPSRTSTSTSTTTSTTSARDVRTEVEQASSERRMRRSRRKSRRTLGKEQEQKEEGNQVDQPITAPVTDNQTSL, from the coding sequence ATGGAGCCAACATTCTCCACCTTTAGAACAGGGTTCAAGGTGTCGACTGATAAACCGTCTAATGCTTCAAATAGCAGTTCTAATTGTAGAATACCAAACATCTTTGGTCACTCTAATGACACAACCTCAGGGACAACTGTAGATAGTTATTATTCTGTAACCTCAAACTATACAGATGATCCTACTTTTGATACATCAGGTGTGACAGATAACTATTTGAATAATAGACCATCAGGCATCACAGATTATTATACTAATCAAAGAATTCCTTCAGGtacttccaaccatttggattGGAAAAATCCCACTTATTACCAAAGCGCAGATTCGTCTTCTGCACCCTCACAACAGATTAGCAATCCCCAAACATGGAGCAACAAAGCCAGTAGAAACATCCCTGACTCCCATTGTGTCCATTCAGACATCATTCAGGTGGGCGGCGGTATTGCGTTTAACTTGTTGTCTGCTTCAGGGTCAACTCTGCTGGAGGTCAGCAGGATAGAAGCATCTTTCAGCCAGCTAGAAAACAGCAGGGATTATACCAGTATAGCAATAACAAACCCAGGAGCCAAACAGGTCAAAGGCAAGATATGCAAATCCAGATTACCATTATGGGCGCCTAGCCACAAAATATGCAGTCAAAGTCAACAAGTAGTAAAAGATCATGTAAGAAAACATTCAATTCATAATTTCAGGGAAAGACTAGACCCTTTTAAGAATGTCATTCCTAAATCAAGAATTCCAGTAATGAAAGCCATGAAGAATTCCTCTGTTTCCCAGGAGAAAAAGCAGGTTCAAACTCAATCTGTGGTTAGTAATAGAAGTCCTAAAACAGACAGGAGTAATAAACAACCAAGTACAGGCAGATTGAGTACTGAACACAGATGCAGTTCAGTAAAAACCGCTGGTATAAGTAGCACAAATGAGACAAGGAGAAAAAACAGTGCAGTGTTCTCAAAAAATGTTAAAACAAGGTTGGTTAATAGCCAGGCAGGAAAACATTTGGACCAAAGAATTGCCAAGGAGGCTGAAAGAAAGTTAGAAGGGAAAACACTGCCCACTGAGGACGAAGAGAGCTGCAGCCACAGCACTACCAGGAACACTTCCTTGTCAGAACCATCTAGAGCTTCTAGAAGTTCCCGCCCTTCAcgcacctccacctccaccagcACCACCACATCAACAACATCTGCTAGAGATGTGAGAACTGAGGTTGAGCAGGCCAGCAGtgagaggaggatgaggaggagcaggaggaagagtagGCGGACACTTGGGAAGGAGCAAGAGCAGAAGGAGGAAGGGAATCAGGTTGATCAACCAATCACGGCTCCTGTCACAGATAACCAGACTAGTTTGTAA